From the genome of Biomphalaria glabrata chromosome 1, xgBioGlab47.1, whole genome shotgun sequence, one region includes:
- the LOC106065389 gene encoding tubulin alpha chain-like isoform X1, with protein sequence MLDLDFNQVYLIVIDPARHSDQHHGRYRASSMLCKGDVLKDGSDADCCSTGDLAKVQHTVYTATSEAWTALYNMLDLMHVKLAFVHWQVSTLSLKKLFGILLSRLSSCVEECFEETFSKENNLV encoded by the exons CAGGTCTACCTTATTGTTATTGACCCAGCCAGGCATAGTGACCAACACCATGGAAGGTACAGGGCAAGCAGTATGTTGTGCAAGGGTGATGTCCTTAAGGATGGCAGTGACGCTGACTGTTGTTCTACAGGTGACCTGGCTAAGGTTCAACATACTGTCTACACTGCTACTTCTGAGGCCTGGACTGCACTCTACAACATGTTGGATCTCATGCATGTCAAGCTTGCTTTTGTCCATTG GCAGGTGAGCACTTTGTCACTCAAGAAATTGTTTGGAATTCTGTTGTCCAGGTTGAGCTCATGTGTTGAAGAATGTTTTGAAGAAACCTTTAGTAAAGAGAACAATCTAGTTTGA
- the LOC106065389 gene encoding tubulin alpha chain-like isoform X2, with product MLDLDFNVYLIVIDPARHSDQHHGRYRASSMLCKGDVLKDGSDADCCSTGDLAKVQHTVYTATSEAWTALYNMLDLMHVKLAFVHWQVSTLSLKKLFGILLSRLSSCVEECFEETFSKENNLV from the exons GTCTACCTTATTGTTATTGACCCAGCCAGGCATAGTGACCAACACCATGGAAGGTACAGGGCAAGCAGTATGTTGTGCAAGGGTGATGTCCTTAAGGATGGCAGTGACGCTGACTGTTGTTCTACAGGTGACCTGGCTAAGGTTCAACATACTGTCTACACTGCTACTTCTGAGGCCTGGACTGCACTCTACAACATGTTGGATCTCATGCATGTCAAGCTTGCTTTTGTCCATTG GCAGGTGAGCACTTTGTCACTCAAGAAATTGTTTGGAATTCTGTTGTCCAGGTTGAGCTCATGTGTTGAAGAATGTTTTGAAGAAACCTTTAGTAAAGAGAACAATCTAGTTTGA